One region of Camelina sativa cultivar DH55 chromosome 6, Cs, whole genome shotgun sequence genomic DNA includes:
- the LOC104791412 gene encoding PAN domain-containing protein At5g03700-like, with protein sequence MKAKPFSLQKCREKKHTHHTKLSHSFLFLIIFPLFPDISEAQQQPQRHIMTIMMKFYTFTFLIFLFSKLQGHCKSDINLGHSLTLTSPLEYAPGFMGKAYIMDTESSSSTREPGFKAALTMESSDKDDGKYMCSLQVFLGDVRVWSSGHYSKMYVSSKCIIELTKEGDLRLKSSNKHVGWRSGTSGQGVERLEIQSTGNLVLIDAKNLIKWQSFNFPTDAMLSGQRLDVATQLTSFPNDSTLFYSFEVLRDKIALFLNLNKLKYSYWEYKPRDKNKAVNFVRLGPKGLDLFDDNSHIIGRIEQPLIRFLALGNRTGNLGLYSYKPEKGKFEATFKAVSDTCDLPVACKPYGICTFSKSCSCIKAVSNGDCSSNVEEAVSVKRLCDHEMIELEGVTTVLRNGTQVRNVRKERCEELCKKDCECAAASYSVSDESCVMYRIVMGVKQIERVSGLSYMVKVPKGVRLSGEKPNVKKWVVGLVGGIDGFVILLLLSGLVFYFIRKRQKSSSPRPPPQQPPNTDS encoded by the exons ATGAAAGCAAAACCCTTTTCCCTGCAAAAGTGTAGAGAGAAAAAACACACTCATCATACCAAACTTTcccattcttttctttttcttatcatcTTTCCTCTTTTCCCGGACATATCCGAAGCTCAACAGCAGCCGCAGAGGCATATTATGACCATTATGATGAAGTTCTATACGTTCACTTTCTTAATCTTCTTGTTCTCTAAGCTCCAAGGTCACTGCAAATCAGATATCAACCTTGGTCATTCTCTAACGCTCACTTCTCCTCTAGAATACGCTCCCGGGTTTATGGGGAAAGCTTATATAATGGATACagaatcttcatcatcaacaagagAACCTGGTTTCAAAGCCGCGTTAACGATGGAATCAAGCGACAAAGATGATGGAAAATATATGTGTTCTCTCCAAGTTTTCCTTGGAGATGTAAGAGTTTGGAGCTCAGGGCATTACTCAAAGATGTATGTTTCTAGCAAATGCATCATCGAGCTCACAAAAGAAGGAGACTTGAGACTAAAGAGTAGCAATAAACACGTTGGATGGAGAAGTGGAACCTCGGGACAAGGCGTTGAG AGGTTGGAGATACAAAGCACAGGGAACCTAGTGTTGATTGATGCTAAGAATCTGATCAAATGGCAAAGTTTCAATTTCCCAACAGATGCGATGTTGAGTGGTCAGAGATTAGACGTAGCTACGCAACTAACTTCATTCCCAAACGACTCGACTTTGTTCTATTCCTTTGAAGTCTTACGTGACAAGATTGCCCTGTTCCTCAATTTGAACAAGCTCAAGTACTCTTATTGGGAGTATAAGCCTAGAGATAAGAACAAAGCAGTCAACTTCGTGAGATTAGGGCCAAAGGGTCTTGACCTATTCGACGATAACAGCCACATAATCGGGAGAATAGAGCAACCGTTGATCAGATTCTTGGCGCTTGGGAACAGAACCGGTAACTTGGGACTCTATTCGTATAAACCGGAAAAGGGAAAGTTCGAAGCAACCTTTAAAGCTGTGAGCGACACTTGTGATCTTCCTGTAGCGTGTAAGCCATACGGAATCTGTACATTCTCAAAGTCTTGTTCTTGCATTAAGGCCGTGAGCAATGGAGATTGCAGCAGCAACGTGGAAGAAGCGGTTTCGGTGAAGAGGTTATGTGATCACGAGATGATTGAGCTAGAAGGAGTGACTACAGTGCTGAGAAACGGGACACAAGTGAGAAATGTAAGGAAAGAGAGATGTGAAGAGTTGTGTAAGAAAGATTGTGAGTGTGCAGCTGCGAGTTACTCTGTTTCTGATGAGAGCTGTGTCATGTATAGGATTGTGATGGGTGTTAAGCAGATTGAGAGAGTGAGTGGTTTGAGTTATATGGTTAAGGTTCCAAAAGGAGTGAGACTGAGTGGTGAGAAACCAAATGTTAAGAAATGGGTTGTGGGATTAGTTGGAGGTATTGatggttttgttattttgttgcttctttctggattggttttttatttcatcCGGAAGCGTCAGAAAAGCTCATCGCCGCGGCCACCCCCGCAACAGCCGCCCAATACAGATTCTTGA
- the LOC104791413 gene encoding WEB family protein At3g51720-like isoform X1 → MAETLLEPILVGEIDTSAPFESVREAATRFGGFGFWKPSSLNISEASQYDVDEAGMVAKASELEKELIEKEGETLKVLKSLESTKAIVEELKSKLQNKEEKENCDVNVFKELSQAKMDLCKTTKDLAAIRESVELLNKRLEEERAELEKTRERLNFENAAEMSKEIHRLSYEANEFCRTGENVRCAVEKAVVEIEQTRNKIEAAEMRLVAARKMKEAARAAEAVAIAEIKAVTRRRRSSRRRGNREETLQEEILETIDETAREIRSSRRTLEEGLEKANTAKMEAEEGNWRWTERRRRSSSSCSAKLKNPFLMDVNGLNMMMNGDGTSSSVAVMKPTMSIGQILSRKLLLADESAMMMNGRVSLGQILGKTNIGDRNCEGKEKVKRLNGKRKRFGFANLSVVLNKETKKKKKIALNLM, encoded by the exons ATGGCCGAAACCCTTCTTGAACCAATCCTCGTCGGGGAAATCGACACTTCTGCGCCGTTCGAGTCGGTGAGAGAAGCCGCCACTCGCTTTGGCGGCTTTGGTTTCTGGAAACCATCTTCCCTTAACATCTCCGAAGCTTCTCAG TACGATGTGGACGAAGCTGGTATGGTTGCGAAAGCGAGTGAGTTAGAGAAGGAACTGATTGAGAAAGAAGGTGAAACTTTAAAGGTGTTGAAGTCGCTCGAGTCGACCAAAGCCATCGTTGAAGAGCTCAAATCAAAGCTACAgaacaaggaagagaaagaaaactgTGACGTGAATGTTTTCAAGGAGCTGAGCCAAGCGAAGATGGATCTGTGCAAGACTACTAAAGATTTGGCTGCTATTCGCGAGTCTGTTGAGCTACTGAACAAAAGACTGGAAGAGGAAAGAGCTGAACTTGAGAAGACACGGGAGAGACTAAACTTTGAGAATGCAGCTGAAATGTCCAAGGAGATTCACAGATTAAGCTATGAGGCTAATGAGTTTTGTAGAACAGGAGAGAATGTTCGGTGTGCGGTTGAGAAAGCTGTGGTTGAGATTGAACAAACGAGAAACAAGATCGAAGCTGCTGAGATGCGTTTGGTCGCTGCTAGAAAGATGAAGGAAGCTGCTAGAGCTGCTGAAGCAGTTGCTATTGCTGAAATCAAAGCGGTTactagaaggagaagaagcagcagaagaagaggaaacagaGAGGAGACTCTGCAGGAGGAGATTCTTGAGACGATTGATGAAACAGCGAGAGAAATAAGAAGCAGTAGGAGGACACTTGAAGAAGGTTTGGAGAAAGCGAACACCGCGAAAATGGAAGCAGAGGAAGGAAACTGGCGGTGGACAGAACGGAGGAGGAGATCATCATCGTCATGTTCAGCCAAGCTCAAGAACCCTTTTCTGATGGATGTAAATGGTttgaatatgatgatgaacgGTGATGGGACATCATCCTCAGTTGCTGTCATGAAACCAACAATGTCTATTGGGCAGATACTTAGTAGGAAACTACTTCTTGCGGATGAGTCAGCGATGATGATGAACGGGAGAGTTTCGTTGGGTCAGATACTTGGAAAGACTAACATTGGAGATAGAAATTGTGAAGGGAAGGAGAAGGTTAAAAGGCTTAATGGTAAGAGGAAGCGGTTCGGATTTGCAAACTTGTCTGTGGTGTTGAACAAAGagactaagaagaagaagaagatagcttTGAACTTAATGTGA
- the LOC104791413 gene encoding WEB family protein At3g51720-like isoform X2 has protein sequence MAETLLEPILVGEIDTSAPFESVREAATRFGGFGFWKPSSLNISEASQYDVDEAGMVAKASELEKELIEKEGETLKVLKSLESTKAIVEELKSKLQNKEEKENCDVNVFKELSQAKMDLCKTTKDLAAIRESVELLNKRLEEERAELEKTRERLNFENAAEMSKEIHRLSYEANEFCRTGENVRCAVEKAVVEIEQTRNKIEAAEMRLVAARKMKEAARAAEAVAIAEIKAVTRRRRSSRRRGNREETLQEEILETIDETAREIRSSRRTLEEGLEKANTAKMEAEEGNWRWTERRRRSSSSCSAKLKNPFLMDVNGLNMMMNGDGTSSSVAVMKPTMSIGQILSRKLLLADESAMMMNGRVSLGQILGKTNIGDRNCEGKEKVKRLNGKRKRFGFTNLSVMLNKETKKKKKIALNLM, from the exons ATGGCCGAAACCCTTCTTGAACCAATCCTCGTCGGGGAAATCGACACTTCTGCGCCGTTCGAGTCGGTGAGAGAAGCCGCCACTCGCTTTGGCGGCTTTGGTTTCTGGAAACCATCTTCCCTTAACATCTCCGAAGCTTCTCAG TACGATGTGGACGAAGCTGGTATGGTTGCGAAAGCGAGTGAGTTAGAGAAGGAACTGATTGAGAAAGAAGGTGAAACTTTAAAGGTGTTGAAGTCGCTCGAGTCGACCAAAGCCATCGTTGAAGAGCTCAAATCAAAGCTACAgaacaaggaagagaaagaaaactgTGACGTGAATGTTTTCAAGGAGCTGAGCCAAGCGAAGATGGATCTGTGCAAGACTACTAAAGATTTGGCTGCTATTCGCGAGTCTGTTGAGCTACTGAACAAAAGACTGGAAGAGGAAAGAGCTGAACTTGAGAAGACACGGGAGAGACTAAACTTTGAGAATGCAGCTGAAATGTCCAAGGAGATTCACAGATTAAGCTATGAGGCTAATGAGTTTTGTAGAACAGGAGAGAATGTTCGGTGTGCGGTTGAGAAAGCTGTGGTTGAGATTGAACAAACGAGAAACAAGATCGAAGCTGCTGAGATGCGTTTGGTCGCTGCTAGAAAGATGAAGGAAGCTGCTAGAGCTGCTGAAGCAGTTGCTATTGCTGAAATCAAAGCGGTTactagaaggagaagaagcagcagaagaagaggaaacagaGAGGAGACTCTGCAGGAGGAGATTCTTGAGACGATTGATGAAACAGCGAGAGAAATAAGAAGCAGTAGGAGGACACTTGAAGAAGGTTTGGAGAAAGCGAACACCGCGAAAATGGAAGCAGAGGAAGGAAACTGGCGGTGGACAGAACGGAGGAGGAGATCATCATCGTCATGTTCAGCCAAGCTCAAGAACCCTTTTCTGATGGATGTAAATGGTttgaatatgatgatgaacgGTGATGGGACATCATCCTCAGTTGCTGTCATGAAACCAACAATGTCTATTGGGCAGATACTTAGTAGGAAACTACTTCTTGCGGATGAGTCAGCGATGATGATGAACGGGAGAGTTTCGTTGGGTCAGATACTTGGAAAGACTAACATTGGAGATAGAAATTGTGAAGGGAAGGAGAAG GTTAAAAGGCTTAATGGTAAGAGGAAGCGGTTCGGATTTACAAACTTGTCTGTGATGTTgaacaaagagacaaagaagaagaagaagatagcttTGAACTTAATGTGA
- the LOC104791414 gene encoding prosaposin isoform X2, whose translation MSSHRAGTLVVLLLLGLILVSDARSFVDSTTTLSEQVSNKEEVCTLCEEYVTDALTYLEKNVTQAEIIDDLHERCSQLRGFAKQCITLVDYYVPLFFLQLKSFQPHYFCKRLNLCGKVVALVEDVRQDSCGVCHRTVSEILIKLQDPDTQLDIVELLLKGCKSFKNYEKKCKTLVFEYGPLILVNAEEFLVKNDICTLLRACPAETSVLRQPVLADS comes from the exons ATGAGTAGTCACAGAGCTGGAACGTTGGTGGTTCTTCTCTTGTTGGGTTTGATCTTGGTTTCTGACGCTAGATCTTTCGTTGACTCCACCACCACCCTCTCAG AGCAAGTTTCCAACAAGGAAGAGGTTTGCACTCTATGTGAGGAATATGTTACTGATGCTCTCACCTACCTTGAGAAAAATGTCACACAAGCCGAAATCATTGACGATCTTCACGAACGTTGTTCCCAATTGCGTGGATTTGCGAAGCAG TGCATAACTTTGGTTGATTACTAtgttcctctcttcttcttacaaCTGAAGTCGTTTCAACCTCACTATTTCTGCAAGAGGTTGAATCTTTGTGGCAAAGTGGTTGCTCTTGTTGAAGATGTCCGTCAGGACAGTTGCGGTGTTTGCCACAGGACTGTTTCTGAGATTCTCATCAAACTTCAAGATCCTGACACACAG CTGGATATCGTTGAACTGCTTCTCAAGGGATGCAAATCGTTCAAGAACTACGAGAAGAAG TGCAAGACGTTGGTGTTCGAGTATGGACCTCTGATCCTAGTAAATGCAGAGGAATTCCTAGTGAAAAACGACATCTGCACACTCTTGCGCGCGTGTCCAGCTGAGACATCGGTTCTAAGGCAGCCAGTGTTGGCGGATTCTTGA
- the LOC104791414 gene encoding prosaposin isoform X1 has product MSSHRAGTLVVLLLLGLILVSDARSFVDSTTTLSEQVSNKEEVCTLCEEYVTDALTYLEKNVTQAEIIDDLHERCSQLRGFAKQQCITLVDYYVPLFFLQLKSFQPHYFCKRLNLCGKVVALVEDVRQDSCGVCHRTVSEILIKLQDPDTQLDIVELLLKGCKSFKNYEKKCKTLVFEYGPLILVNAEEFLVKNDICTLLRACPAETSVLRQPVLADS; this is encoded by the exons ATGAGTAGTCACAGAGCTGGAACGTTGGTGGTTCTTCTCTTGTTGGGTTTGATCTTGGTTTCTGACGCTAGATCTTTCGTTGACTCCACCACCACCCTCTCAG AGCAAGTTTCCAACAAGGAAGAGGTTTGCACTCTATGTGAGGAATATGTTACTGATGCTCTCACCTACCTTGAGAAAAATGTCACACAAGCCGAAATCATTGACGATCTTCACGAACGTTGTTCCCAATTGCGTGGATTTGCGAAGCAG CAGTGCATAACTTTGGTTGATTACTAtgttcctctcttcttcttacaaCTGAAGTCGTTTCAACCTCACTATTTCTGCAAGAGGTTGAATCTTTGTGGCAAAGTGGTTGCTCTTGTTGAAGATGTCCGTCAGGACAGTTGCGGTGTTTGCCACAGGACTGTTTCTGAGATTCTCATCAAACTTCAAGATCCTGACACACAG CTGGATATCGTTGAACTGCTTCTCAAGGGATGCAAATCGTTCAAGAACTACGAGAAGAAG TGCAAGACGTTGGTGTTCGAGTATGGACCTCTGATCCTAGTAAATGCAGAGGAATTCCTAGTGAAAAACGACATCTGCACACTCTTGCGCGCGTGTCCAGCTGAGACATCGGTTCTAAGGCAGCCAGTGTTGGCGGATTCTTGA
- the LOC104791415 gene encoding F-box protein At3g57580-like, with product MERGRNKESLPVDLILEIFTRLPSNSVARFRTLSKHWASTLRSPDFTKLFLASSSTRPRILFAVERYQYNKWDFFSSRQPHNRYENSLHLDYHTKFSGDVSHNICSYASGLIFFPTVQIMNENTPLICNPITGLYVGLEVIKYSRSRGFLGFDPIDKQFKVLDHPFILTLGSGELKWRYKDVPGYRYRRSSTAGICINGVLYHLAQTFLEPSFVIVSIDVRSEEFKFIDASCFNDHLEDPLTGLSLVNSKGKLGVISCSYADAADGRRTVQLCMSVLEDVEIPEWVKYVYTLPLNDILASCEFSVAGVTATGDIVLCMKYTCKPYYVFYFNPVKNTLQNVEIQGFGAELEAVESRGEVFAFVDYVEDLTVNDAHQLKSNISHITSLCRFCQKEAQGNNMGEEEMKETEGEEEEKS from the coding sequence ATggaaagaggaagaaacaagGAATCGCTCCCAGTTGATCTGATCCTCGAGATATTCACGAGATTGCCGTCGAATTCAGTCGCTAGGTTTCGTACATTGTCGAAGCACTGGGCGTCTACGCTTCGCAGTCCGGATTTCACCAAACTGTTTCTGGCCAGCTCCTCGACTCGTCCTCGTATCTTGTTTGCGGTCGAACGATATCAATACAACAAGTGGGACTTCTTCTCGTCGCGTCAGCCACATAACCGATATGAGAATTCGCTTCATTTGGATTATCATACCAAATTCTCAGGAGACGTAAGCCATAACATTTGTAGCTACGCCTCAGGTTTGATCTTTTTCCCTACTGTGCAGATCATGAATGAGAACACGCCTTTGATTTGTAACCCTATCACGGGATTGTATGTGGGCTTAGAAGTCATCAAGTACAGCAGGTCTCgagggtttttagggtttgatccCATTGATAAGCAATTCAAGGTTTTGGATCATCCTTTCATTCTAACATTAGGATCTGGAGAACTCAAGTGGAGGTATAAGGATGTCCCTGGTTATCGGTATCGTCGCTCTTCCACTGCagggatatgcatcaatggggttttgtatCACTTAGCTCAAACATTTCTTGAACCATCTTTTGTGATAGTTAGCATTGATGTGAGGTCTGAGGAGTTCAAGTTTATTGACGCATCATGCTTTAATGATCATCTTGAGGATCCTCTTACTGGATTGAGTTTGGTCAACTCTAAGGGTAAATTAGGTGTGATTAGTTGCAGTTACGCTGACGCTGCTGATGGAAGACGTACCGTTCAGTTGTGTATGTCTGTCCTAGAGGATGTTGAGATACCGGAATGGGTGAAGTATGTCTACACTCTGCCGCTTAATGATATCCTTGCTTCCTGCGAATTTTCAGTTGCTGGAGTGACTGCTACAGGTGACATTGTTTTGTGTATGAAATATACATGTAAACCTTACTACGTGTTCTACTTCAATCCCGTAAAGAACACTCTCCAAAATGTTGAAATCCAAGGTTTTGGAGCTGAGCTTGAAGCAGTTGAGAGTCGTGGTGAAGTTTTTGCCTTTGTTGACTATGTAGAGGATCTTACCGTTAATGATGCACATCAACTCAAGTCAAACATCTCTCATATCACGAGTCTATGCCGCTTCTGTCAAAAGGAAGCGCAGGGTAACAACATGGGGGAAGAGGAAATGAAAGAGacagagggagaagaagaagagaagagttaG
- the LOC104791416 gene encoding uncharacterized protein LOC104791416, whose amino-acid sequence MVDVQLKRNSDDVGWEYGEMLEAKKLIKEASNHLEKNYQPIFQIMDEKMKGRLDSPLHLAAYFLNPFYFYRDSDIQNDLEINLGFIACVETFYHGDFEKQNIIVNYEINLYKRKIGSFGKDLSVRGCQRNDEKFDPGNWWATYGCHVPTLQKLATRVLALTSSSSGCERNWSSFEAIHTKKRNKLMVNRLNSLVYVQFNARLFNKHKKIKEKLVDVIIDDGNEEIVEDWIVEQHHEDQSTSVGIVPNTQYSKVRELYDDDFEFEEEDEVMVDMEF is encoded by the exons aTGGTTGATGTACAACTAAAACGTAATTCTGATGATGTGGGATGGGAATATGGAGAGATGTTAGAAGCTAAAAAGTTGATCAAAGAAGCTTCTAATCATCTTGAAAAGAATTATCAGCCTATTTTTCAGATTATGGATGAGAAAATGAAAGGTAGATTGGATTCTCCTTTGCATCTTGCTGCTTACTTCTTAAATCCATTCTACTTCTACAGAGATTCTGATATCCAGAATGATTTGGAGATCAACTTAGGATTTATTGCTTGTGTTGAAACTTTTTATCATGGTGACTTTGAGAAGCAAAATATAATCGTCAATTATGAGATTAATCTctataaaaggaaaattggCTCTTTTGGAAAAGACTTATCAGTAAGAGGATGTCAACGGAATGATGAAAAATTTGATCCAG GGAATTGGTGGGCAACTTATGGATGTCATGTACCTACGTTACAAAAGCTAGCAACTAGAGTGCTTGCTTTGACCTCTAGCTCTTCTGGTTGTGAAAGAAATTGGAGTAGCTTTGAAGCG ATCCACactaaaaaaaggaacaaattaATGGTCAATCGTCTAAACAGCCTAGTTTATGTCCAGTTTAATGCAAGACTTTTTAACAAgcacaaaaaaatcaaggagAAATTGGTGGATGTGATCATAGATGATGGTAATGAAGAAATTGTGGAAGATTGGATTGTGGAGCAACATCATGAAGACCAAAGTACGAGTGTTGGTATTGTGCCTAATACCCAATATTCAAAGGTAAGAGAGctttatgatgatgattttgaatttgaagaagaagatgaagtaatgGTTGACATGGAATTTTGA
- the LOC104791418 gene encoding probably inactive leucine-rich repeat receptor-like protein kinase IMK2: protein MNYLYKSPFRIYELSLILCLSLFSAQAVAGGGGGHSWDGVVVTQANYKALQAIKHELIDFTGVLRSWNNSASSQVCSGWAGIKCLRGQVVAIQLPWKGLGGTISEKIGQLGSLRKLSLHDNVIAGSVPRSLGYLKSLRGVYLFNNRLSGSVPASLGNCPLLQSLDLSNNQLTGVIPASLAESTRLYRLNLSFNSLSGSLPVSVARSYTLTFLDLQHNNLSGSIPDFLVNGSHPLKMLNLDHNLFSGAVPLSLCKHSLLEEVSLSHNQLSGSIPRECGALPHLQSLDFSYNSINGTIPDSFSNLSSLVSLNLESNHLKGPVPDAIDRLHNLTELNLKRNKINGPIPETIGNISGIKQLDLSENNFTGPIPLSLVHLANLSSFNVSYNTLSGPVPPILFKKFNSSSFVGNIQLCGYSSSNPCPAPNHHPITLSPTSSQEPKKHHRKLSVKDIILIAIGALLAILLLLCCILLCCLIKKRAALKQKDGKDKISEKTVSAAAAATASTGGEMGGKLVHFDGPFVFTADDLLCATAEIMGKSTYGTAYKATLEDGNEVAVKRLREKTTKGVKEFEGEVTALGKIRHQNLLALRAYYLGPKGEKLLVFDYMSKGSLSAFLHARGPETLIPWETRMKIAKGISRGLAHLHSNENMIHENLTASNILLDEQTNAHIADYGLSRLMTAAAATNVIATAGTLGYRAPEFSKIKNASTKTDVYSLGIIILELLTGKSPGEPTNGMDLPQWVASIVKEEWTNEVFDLELMRETQSVGDELLNTLKLALHCVDPSPAARPEANQVVNQLEEIRPETEMETTVTGSGGKGGKDLRSNEE, encoded by the exons ATGAATTATCTTTACAAAAGCCCATTTCGAATTTATGAATTGAGTCTCATATTGTGTCTCTCACTCTTCTCTGCTCAAGCTGTtgcaggtggtggtggtggacacTCTTGGGATGGAGTCGTGGTAACTCAAGCCAACTACAAGGCGCTCCAAGCGATCAAACATGAACTCATTGACTTCACCGGAGTTCTCAGGAGCTGGAACAACTCTGCCTCCTCTCAAGTTTGCTCCGGCTGGGCTGGGATCAAATGTCTCCGGGGTCAAGTGGTCGCCATTCAGCTCCCTTGGAAGGGACTCGGTGGCACTATCTCTGAGAAGATTGGACAGCTTGGGAGTCTCAGAAAACTTAGCCTCCACGACAACGTTATCGCCGGTTCGGTTCCTCGTTCCCTTGGCTACCTCAAGAGCCTCCGCGGGGTTTATCTCTTCAACAATCGCCTCTCTGGTTCGGTCCCAGCCTCACTCGGTAACTGTCCTCTTCTCCAGAGTCTCGATCTCAGTAATAACCAGCTCACTGGAGTCATCCCGGCTAGTCTTGCTGAATCCACGAGGCTCTACAGGCTCAATCTCAGCTTCAATTCACTTTCTGGTTCCCTTCCGGTTAGTGTAGCCAGATCATATACTCTCACTTTTCTTGATCTTCAGCATAACAACCTCTCTGGTTCTATACCCGACTTTTTGGTTAATGGCTCTCACCCTCTCAAGATGCTGAACCTTGACCACAATCTCTTCTCTGGAGCTGTTCCTTTGTCTCTGTGCAAGCATAGTCTGTTGGAAGAGGTTTCTTTAAGCCATAACCAGCTCTCAGGTTCTATTCCCAGAGAATGTGGAGCTCTTCCACACCTCCAGAGCCTTGACTTTTCTTACAACTCAATCAACGGAACCATCCCAGACAGTTTCTCCAACCTATCATCTCTGGTTTCACTGAACCTCGAAAGCAACCACCTCAAAGGCCCAGTCCCAGATGCCATTGATAGACTGCACAACCTGACAGAGCTTAACCTCAAGAGAAACAAGATTAATGGCCCAATCCCAGAGACAATAGGGAACATATCTGGAATCAAACAGCTTGATCTGTCAGAAAACAACTTCACAGGTCCAATCCCGTTGTCACTAGTCCACTTGGCGAACCTTTCTTCATTCAACGTCTCCTACAACACCCTCTCTGGTCCTGTTCCACCTATTCTCTTCAAGAAGTTCAACTCAAGCTCTTTCGTGGGTAACATTCAGCTCTGTGGCTACAGCTCCTCAAATCCATGCCCTGCTCCTAATCACCATCCCATCACTCTTTCACCTACCTCAtcacaagaaccaaaaaagcACCACAGAAAACTCTCGGTGAAGGATATAATTCTAATCGCCATTGGAGCTCTTCTAGCCATTCTCCTTCTATTGTGCTGCATACTACTCTGCTGCCTGATCAAGAAACGCGCTGCACTGAAACAAAAAGACGGGAAGGACAAGATCTCAGAGAAAACAGTATCCGCAGCTGCTGCAGCAACAGCATCAACAGGAGGTGAAATGGGAGGAAAGCTAGTTCATTTCGATGGTCCGTTTGTATTCACAGCCGATGATCTCCTCTGTGCCACAGCTGAGATCATGGGGAAAAGTACTTACGGCACAGCATACAAGGCCACATTAGAAGACGGCAATGAGGTCGCTGTGAAGCGTCTGAGAGAGAAAACAACCAAAGGTGTCAAAGAGTTCGAAGGAGAAGTCACAGCTTTAGGCAAGATCCGTCACCAGAATCTTCTTGCACTAAGAGCTTACTACTTAGGACCTAAAGGAGAGAAGCTCCTCGTCTTTGATTACATGTCAAAGGGTAGTCTCTCTGCGTTTCTTCACg CTCGAGgaccagaaaccctaattccaTGGGAAACAAGAATGAAGATAGCAAAAGGAATCAGCCGTGGATTAGCTCACCTTCACAGTAACGAGAACATGATCCATGAGAATCTCACAGCTAGCAACATTCTCCTCGACGAACAAACCAACGCACACATCGCCGATTACGGTCTCTCAAGACTCATGACCGCCGCAGCCGCCACAAACGTAATCGCAACCGCCGGAACGTTGGGATACAGAGCACCGGAGTTTTCGAAGATCAAGAACGCAAGCACTAAGACTGATGTCTACAGCTTAGGGATCATCATACTGGAGCTTTTGACTGGGAAATCTCCAGGAGAGCCAACGAACGGGATGGATTTGCCTCAATGGGTAGCTTCGATTGTGAAAGAAGAGTGGACTAATGAAGTTTTTGATTTGGAGCTGATGAGAGAGACGCAAAGCGTTGGTGATGAGCTTTTGAATACTCTGAAATTGGCTTTACATTGTGTTGATCCGTCTCCGGCGGCGAGGCCAGAAGCGAATCAGGTGGTGAATCAGCTTGAGGAGATTAGGCCGGAGACTGAGATGGAGACGACGGTGACTGGATCTGGTGGTAAAGGAGGTAAAGATTTAAGGTCAAATGAGGAGTAA
- the LOC104791419 gene encoding uncharacterized protein LOC104791419, translated as MEEGVPETEKQLMFPDEVVEKNKDQLQEQEKEEEKGAAKGGILNNLISNFIDATTTTVAEDKSGENIQKVECEDEAEKQKESSSSGILENIIFHLPEDAVPTTDEAAILIHSAID; from the exons atggaagaagGCGTACCAGAAACAGAGAAGCAGCTCATGTTTCCAGACGAGGTCGTAGAAAAGAACAAAGATCAgttacaagaacaagaaaaagaagaagagaaaggagctGCTAAAGGTGGGATTTTGAACAATCTGATATCCAACTTTATtgatgcaacaacaacaacagtagcAGAGGACAAATCTGGCGAAAACATTCAAAAAGTTGAATGTGAAGATGAAGCTGAGAAGCAAAAAGAGAGCTCAAGTTCTGGAATCttagaaaatatcatttttcaTCTGCCAG AAGATGCAGTTCCAACTACAGACGAGGCAGCCATTTTGATCCACTCCGCGATTGACTGA